A window from Akkermansia muciniphila encodes these proteins:
- a CDS encoding nucleotide exchange factor GrpE: MSKEEQEKKNADAEEKEVREQVQDAPAEQKDAEPSLEDELMKWRDTAMRTAAEYDNYRKRMVKEKEECAKFANQRLLEELLPVIDNFEMGMAAASADTGSMIYIGMNMVKKQLDEFLASNGVTSVEPVVGSMFDHATEEALQREPSDQPEGTVLRVIRKGYKLKDRLLRPANVVVAQTPEPEPQV, translated from the coding sequence ATGAGCAAGGAAGAGCAAGAAAAGAAGAACGCGGATGCGGAAGAGAAGGAAGTCCGGGAACAGGTTCAGGACGCTCCCGCAGAACAGAAAGATGCAGAACCTTCCCTGGAAGATGAATTGATGAAGTGGCGGGATACCGCCATGCGCACCGCTGCGGAGTATGATAATTACCGCAAGCGCATGGTGAAGGAGAAGGAGGAATGCGCCAAGTTCGCCAACCAGCGCCTGCTGGAGGAGCTGCTTCCCGTGATTGACAATTTTGAAATGGGCATGGCCGCCGCCAGTGCGGACACCGGCTCCATGATTTACATCGGCATGAACATGGTGAAGAAGCAGCTGGACGAATTTCTCGCCAGCAACGGCGTGACTTCCGTGGAGCCCGTTGTAGGCAGCATGTTTGACCATGCCACGGAGGAGGCCCTCCAGCGCGAACCTTCCGACCAGCCTGAGGGCACCGTCCTGCGCGTCATCCGCAAGGGGTACAAGCTGAAAGACAGGCTCCTGCGCCCGGCGAACGTCGTGGTAGCGCAGACTCCGGAACCTGAACCGCAAGTTTGA